The Actinomyces wuliandei genome contains the following window.
CCTGCTGTTCAAGATTGCCGCCGTGCCCTTCCACGCCTGGAGCCCCGACGTCTACCAGGGTGCCCCGACGCCGGTCACCGGCTTCATGGCCGCCGGGGTCAAGGCGGCGGCCTTCTTCGCGCTGCTGCGCTTCTTCTACACGGTGGTGGGGCCGCTGGGCGCACAGCTGGCTCCCTTCCTATGGGCAGTCGCGACAGCCACGATGGTCCTGGGGACCGTGGTCGGTGTCGTCCAGAAGGACGTCAAGCGCATGCTCGCCTACTCGGCCGTCGCCCACGCCGGGTTCATGCTGATCGCCATCATCACCGACAACCCTCTGGTTGTCGCGCCGCTGACCTTCTACGCCCTGACCTACGGGGTGTCCACTGTGGGTGCCTTCGGCCTCATCTCCCTCGTGCGCACGCGCCACGACGGCGCGGTGGGTGCCGAGGCCAGCGACCTGGACTCCTTCAGGGGACTTGCCCGGCGCAGCCCGTGGGCTGCCGGGGCGATGACGGTCTTCCTCCTGTCCTTCGCCGGGATTCCCCTCACCGCCGGGTTCATGGCCAAGTTCTACCTCTTCGCCGCAGGTGTCCTGGGCGGGGGCACCTGGCTGGTCGTCGTGGCTGTGGCCTGCTCAGCTGTCTCGGCCTTCTTCTACGTGCGTCTTGTCGTGCTCATGTTCTTCCACGCGCCCCGGGCAGAGGACGGGCAGGACACGGTCGTGGTGGACAGTCAGGGGATGGTGACCACGGCGGTGACCGTGTCCGTGCTAGTCACGGTACTGCTGGGCGTGTTCCCACAGGCAGCGTTCGGACTCTTCGCCTAGACGGTTATGCTCCTGCCGTGATCGGATCGATGCCCTTGAGCGCCCCCCAGTTGGAAGGGCGCATCACCCCTGCCCTGGAGGCGGTTGAGACCCGCCTCCTGGAGGTTGTCACCAGTGCTGACGAGACGATCAACCCGCCGACCTCCCACCTGGCGGAGGCGGGGGGCAAGCGTCTGCGACCGGTACTGACTCTCCTGACCGCACAGCTGGGGGACCCTGGGCTGGCGGCGGGCGACGAGGTCCGCGACGCCGGCGTCGCCGTGGAGCTGACCCATATCGCCACCCTCTACCACGACGACGTCATGGACGAGGCGCCGCTGCGGCGGGGCGCCCCCAGCGCCCAGACAGTGTGGGGCAACTCCGCCGCGATCCTGACCGGGGACGTGCTGGTGGCGCGCGCCTCCCAGCTCGTGGCCGGCCTGGGGCCGCGGGCGGTGCTTGCCCACGCCAAGACCTTTGAGCGCCTGTGCATGGGACAGCTCCACGAGACCCTGCCCCGCCCTGCCGGTACCGACCCGGTGGAGCACTACGTCCAGGTCCTGGCCGACAAGACCGGCTCCCTCATCGCGGTCTCCGCCCGCTACGGTGCCATGCTCACCCGCGCCGGCAGGCGCACCGAGCACGTGGTGGAGGCCTTCGGAGAGAAGATCGGGGTGGCCTTCCAGCTGGCTGACGACGTCATCGACATCATCAGCGACTCAGACACGACCGGCAAGACCCCGGGCACGGACCTGCGCGAGGGCGTGGACACGATGCCCGTGCTGCTGCTGCGCCAGGCCCTGGCCGCCGGTGAGCTCGACGCCGCCGGGCAGTCGATCCTGTCCACGTTGTCCAGCGCCGACCTGGGTGACGACGCGGTGCTGGCCGATGTCGTCACGCGTCTGCGCAGCCACCCGGTCCTTGAGCGGACACGGAGGATGGCGATGGAGTGGGCCAGGGACGCGGTGGAGGTCCTGGGCGGGCTGCACGACGCCGTCCTGGAGGGCACCAGGCAGAGACTGGCTGCCGACCAGGTCACCGACCCCGGTGCCGTGGAGGCTGCCGTGGCTGACGCCCGGGAGCGGGTCAGCCACGTGCGTGACGGCATGGAGCAGTTCGCCCGGCTCCTGGTGGACCGAGCGGCCTAGCAGCCTGGTCGCCACCGCTGGCGCCACCGTCGGCAAGCCTCGTCAGCACGACCGTCAGCACCGCTGCCCGGTCCTGCCGCCTGGTCTCGTCCTGATGACCCGGCGGCCTGCGCGACTCTGGCACTCGTCGAGCCGGGCTGCGGGCCGTGTGACGGGAACCTGCCCGGGTAAGGAGGTCCTGGGCTGCGGTCAGTCGCTACACTAGGGAGGCCTCCGAGCCGTCTCGCGGTGCCGCCCTCGCGACATGTTCCTGCGACGTGTCCCCACGGGCACTGACCTGCCACAAGGACAGGAAAGACAGGACTGTGCGCCGGCCGCCTGCCCCGGGACGGTGAGGAGCCTGGCCCCGTCCCCATCTGACAGGAACCGACATTGGCGACACCGACGACACTGACTCCACGTCCGCTCTCCGTTGCCGTTATCGGCGCTGGCCCTGCCGGCATCTACGCCTCAGACATTCTTGCCAAGTCCGGGCTGGACGTGTCCATCGACCTGTTCGAGCGCCTCCCTGCACCCTACGGCCTCGTGCGCTATGGGGTCGCCCCCGACC
Protein-coding sequences here:
- the nuoN gene encoding NADH-quinone oxidoreductase subunit NuoN; the encoded protein is MTVTGPVIGWGALTPVLIVLGGGVLGVLVEAFVPRRARLATQTLLSVAAVLASGAALTLRFEQMELQGPSRTASGLLEDPFALSSQAVLLVIGFLAVLVMADRTEVGDGAFAAQAADRPGSAEESESLHAGWTTTEVFPLALLSLGGMMLFGASSDLITLFVVLEMVSLPLYIMAATARHRRLLSQEAALKYFVLGAFASAFLLLGAAFLYGLSGAVDYETIGLAAQGEAGAQDGWLLLAGLVLVCVGLLFKIAAVPFHAWSPDVYQGAPTPVTGFMAAGVKAAAFFALLRFFYTVVGPLGAQLAPFLWAVATATMVLGTVVGVVQKDVKRMLAYSAVAHAGFMLIAIITDNPLVVAPLTFYALTYGVSTVGAFGLISLVRTRHDGAVGAEASDLDSFRGLARRSPWAAGAMTVFLLSFAGIPLTAGFMAKFYLFAAGVLGGGTWLVVVAVACSAVSAFFYVRLVVLMFFHAPRAEDGQDTVVVDSQGMVTTAVTVSVLVTVLLGVFPQAAFGLFA
- a CDS encoding polyprenyl synthetase family protein — translated: MIGSMPLSAPQLEGRITPALEAVETRLLEVVTSADETINPPTSHLAEAGGKRLRPVLTLLTAQLGDPGLAAGDEVRDAGVAVELTHIATLYHDDVMDEAPLRRGAPSAQTVWGNSAAILTGDVLVARASQLVAGLGPRAVLAHAKTFERLCMGQLHETLPRPAGTDPVEHYVQVLADKTGSLIAVSARYGAMLTRAGRRTEHVVEAFGEKIGVAFQLADDVIDIISDSDTTGKTPGTDLREGVDTMPVLLLRQALAAGELDAAGQSILSTLSSADLGDDAVLADVVTRLRSHPVLERTRRMAMEWARDAVEVLGGLHDAVLEGTRQRLAADQVTDPGAVEAAVADARERVSHVRDGMEQFARLLVDRAA